In Miscanthus floridulus cultivar M001 chromosome 5, ASM1932011v1, whole genome shotgun sequence, one genomic interval encodes:
- the LOC136455049 gene encoding mitogen-activated protein kinase kinase kinase 17-like, which yields MDDEALGQLLAVKSAGGLGMAAERLRHEGHVLSALRSPHIVLCLGSRAAGAGDEYQLVLEFAPRGSLADEAARSSVGRLAERDIRAYTGDVARVLAYLMAPEAARGEEQGPPADMWALACTVIEMATGAAPWSDADDVYMAVHRIAYTDAVPETPAWLSSEAKDFLRWCLQRNPQQRPSVAQVLDHPFLVSAEPAKHGWTWATASPKSTLNVDLWDSDDDDDDDEASESVTGRISSLASLRSALPVAWDSEDGWIDAHSEECYQPQVSEVAWCRFWPQE from the exons ATGGACGACGAGGCATTGGGCCAGCTGCTGGCCGTCAAGTCGGCCGGCGGGCTTGGGATGGCCGCGGAGCGGCTGCGGCACGAGGGCCACGTCCTGTCCGCGCTGCGCTCGCCGCACATTGTGCTTTGCCTCGGCTCCCGCGCCGCCGGCGCGGGCGACGAGTACCAGCTCGTCCTCGAGTTCGCGCCCCGGGGCTCGCTCGCCGACGAGGCCGCCAGGAGCTCGGTGGGCCGCCTGGCCGAGCGCGACATCCGCGCCTACACCGGGGACGTGGCCCGGGTCCTGGCCTACCTCATGGCGCCCGAGGCGGCCCGTGGCGAGGAGCAGGGCCCGCCCGCCGACATGTGGGCGCTCGCCTGCACCGTCATCGAGATGGCCACCGGCGCCGCGCCCTGGAGCGACGCCGACGACGTCTACATGGCGGTTCACAGGATCGCGTACACGGACGCGGTCCCGGAAACGCCCGCGTGGCTGTCGTCTGAGGCCAAGGACTTTCTGCGC tggtgCCTGCAAAGAAACCCCCAGCAACGCCCCTCCGTCGCGCAGGTACTGGACCACCCATTCCTCGTGTCCGCCGAGCCGGCAAAGCACGGCTGGACCTGGGCGACGGCGTCCCCCAAGAGCACACTCAACGTGGACTTATGGGAttccgatgacgacgacgacgacgacgaggcgtCAGAGAGCGTGACAGGAAGGATCAGCTCGCTGGCGAGCCTGCGCTCGGCCTTGCCGGTGGCCTGGGACTCCGAGGATGGCTGGATCGATGCGCACAGTGAAGAATGCTACCAGCCCCAGGTCTCGGAGGTGGCCTGGTGCAGGTTTTGGCCGCAGGAGTGA